In Rhodanobacteraceae bacterium, the following proteins share a genomic window:
- a CDS encoding RNA methyltransferase — MQIPDIRQRLAALGARPIHEQAVLKAWVRGWPLDRCKGEPEKFFPASLRAALPGLAVEFDELAREVSQHPSADRSMRLLVRIGGGQTVESVLLPRDGVCVSTQVGCAVGCVFCMTGREGLKRQVGSAEIVAQVALARRYRTVRRVVFMGMGEPAHNLDNVMDAIELLGTVGDIGHKNLVFSTVGDPRVFERLPRGPVKPALALSLHTTRADLRARLLPRAPRIDPADLVEAGERYARATGYPIQYQWTLLEGINDSDEELAGIERLLSGKYAVMNFIPFNAGDGLEFRRPSLERAREMARHLHRRHILTKLRQSAGQDVDGGCGQLRARAERAGAMQPAAVG; from the coding sequence GTGCAGATCCCGGACATCCGCCAGCGCCTGGCCGCCCTCGGGGCCAGGCCCATCCACGAGCAGGCCGTGCTCAAGGCCTGGGTCCGCGGGTGGCCGCTGGACCGCTGCAAGGGCGAGCCCGAGAAGTTCTTCCCGGCGAGCTTGCGCGCGGCCTTGCCCGGTCTGGCCGTCGAGTTCGACGAGCTGGCGCGCGAGGTCTCGCAGCACCCGAGCGCCGATCGCTCGATGCGGCTACTGGTCAGGATCGGCGGCGGGCAGACGGTCGAAAGTGTCCTGCTGCCGCGCGACGGTGTGTGCGTTTCCACCCAGGTGGGTTGCGCGGTGGGCTGCGTGTTCTGCATGACCGGGCGCGAGGGACTCAAGCGCCAGGTGGGGAGCGCCGAGATCGTCGCCCAGGTGGCGCTGGCGCGGCGCTACCGCACGGTCCGCCGGGTGGTCTTCATGGGCATGGGCGAGCCGGCGCACAACCTCGACAATGTGATGGACGCCATCGAGCTGCTCGGGACGGTGGGCGACATCGGGCACAAGAACCTGGTGTTCTCCACCGTGGGCGATCCGCGGGTGTTCGAGCGCCTGCCGCGCGGCCCGGTCAAGCCCGCGCTGGCGCTGTCGCTGCACACCACCCGGGCCGATCTGCGCGCACGCCTGTTGCCGCGCGCCCCGCGCATCGATCCGGCCGATCTGGTGGAAGCCGGCGAACGCTACGCGCGCGCCACCGGCTACCCGATCCAGTACCAATGGACCCTGCTCGAAGGCATCAACGACAGCGACGAGGAACTCGCCGGGATCGAGCGGCTGTTGTCCGGCAAGTACGCGGTGATGAACTTCATCCCGTTCAATGCCGGCGACGGCCTCGAGTTCCGCCGGCCTTCGCTCGAACGCGCGCGCGAGATGGCGCGCCATCTGCATCGACGCCACATCCTGACCAAGCTGCGCCAGTCGGCCGGGCAGGATGTCGACGGCGGCTGCGGCCAGTTGCGCGCACGGGCCGAGCGCGCCGGCGCGATGCAGCCGGCGGCCGTCGGCTGA
- a CDS encoding sulfotransferase: MTAQSLPQAIKLMNQSMAARDYARAKLTALQIVAADPRQADALAVLGEITLMQGLWDEAKAYAEQAAAERAGDVSLLLLCARVAQARGDSAAALNWCDQALARRAGDLSALVLKASALERAGDWQQAEAILARAMNASAPTASAAQVWAQILLRKGDAKAARKLVDKGLAQYTPLRPAPAPVKARLLFLKAKALDRMQDYDGAFRTALQAKATAAVPFDPAAFVARIDSIIRTFDRESLATRPRARPTGTRHVFIAGMPRSGTTLIEQILDAHPRAAGVGEAKEIDILAARLPAILSTTLGYPECIKLLSQPQLDALRADYEQAQVRHGFGPAEVYVNKNLENHVHLGLISMLFPDAVVIVPRRDPRDLAVSCVMSNFKAEKHPYLSTLEHIALAWRQWERLMAHWKRVIGPAFPGCCLRGPGPRPGRLDPPDA; encoded by the coding sequence ATGACCGCACAGTCCTTGCCGCAAGCGATCAAGCTGATGAACCAGTCAATGGCCGCGCGCGACTACGCGCGCGCCAAGTTGACGGCGCTGCAGATCGTCGCCGCCGATCCGCGCCAGGCGGATGCGCTCGCCGTGCTTGGCGAGATCACCTTGATGCAGGGTCTGTGGGATGAAGCGAAGGCCTATGCCGAGCAGGCCGCGGCGGAGCGGGCAGGCGACGTCAGCCTGCTGTTGTTGTGCGCACGCGTGGCCCAGGCGCGCGGCGACAGCGCGGCGGCCCTGAACTGGTGCGACCAGGCCCTGGCGCGCAGAGCCGGGGACCTGTCCGCGCTGGTGTTGAAAGCCTCCGCCCTGGAGCGCGCCGGAGACTGGCAGCAGGCCGAGGCGATACTCGCGCGGGCAATGAACGCATCAGCGCCGACCGCTTCCGCCGCCCAGGTCTGGGCGCAGATCCTGTTGCGCAAGGGCGATGCCAAGGCCGCGCGCAAACTGGTCGACAAGGGTCTTGCACAGTACACGCCGCTGCGGCCTGCGCCGGCCCCGGTCAAGGCACGCCTGCTTTTCCTCAAGGCCAAGGCGCTCGACCGGATGCAGGACTACGATGGCGCGTTCCGCACCGCCCTGCAGGCCAAGGCCACCGCCGCCGTTCCCTTCGATCCTGCGGCCTTCGTCGCACGCATCGATTCGATCATCCGCACATTCGACCGCGAATCGCTTGCGACCCGGCCACGCGCGCGTCCTACCGGTACACGCCATGTCTTCATCGCCGGGATGCCGCGCTCGGGCACCACTCTGATCGAACAGATCCTGGATGCGCACCCCAGGGCCGCCGGTGTCGGCGAGGCCAAGGAGATCGACATCCTGGCCGCGCGATTGCCGGCGATCTTGTCCACCACCCTGGGCTATCCGGAATGCATCAAGCTGCTCTCGCAGCCGCAGCTGGATGCCCTGCGCGCCGACTACGAGCAGGCGCAAGTGCGCCACGGTTTCGGTCCTGCCGAGGTCTACGTCAACAAGAACCTGGAGAACCATGTCCATCTCGGACTGATCTCGATGTTGTTCCCGGATGCCGTGGTGATCGTCCCGCGGCGGGACCCGCGGGATCTTGCGGTGTCCTGCGTGATGAGCAATTTCAAGGCGGAAAAGCACCCGTACCTGTCGACGCTGGAGCACATTGCGCTCGCCTGGCGCCAATGGGAGCGCCTGATGGCGCACTGGAAGCGCGTGATTGGACCTGCGTTTCCTGGATGTTGCCTACGCGGACCTGGTCCGCGACCAGGACGGTTGGACCCGCCGGATGCTTGA
- a CDS encoding serine/threonine protein kinase, whose translation MAVALDGRRWQQAHEIFDRVIDMPEVPRASAVAAACAEDVILRRMVEEMIAADSQAAPDPPAALQALAQLGDPELAPGARLGPYRVEGVLGVGGMGRVYLGARVDGRVDQRVAIKTVRGVLAGRDLLQRFNRERRILARLNHPGIARFIDAFESADGTPAFAMEYVSGTPLLDYTRAHRLDLPARLRLFLKIARAVDYAHRQLVVHRDLKPGNVLVEKSGEPKLLDFGIAKSLHRHPDQPLPDGHTAPESRYLSLPCAAPEQIEGEGDGVSIDIYALGALLYELLADRPALELTGVSPAAARARILHQMPRPPSETATGVPYPATRLRGDLDRIVLHAIRKEPERRYASVAALADDIHSVLQHRPISLRRSHRWYLWSRFLRRNAVSTSLAATMVALLSVATVALYRQSVEVRQQRDEARGVTQFLVETFRSADPAYAGGQTRVATLLGGAARRLRSRRDIDAHTRHLLGLALAEAALGSGTPSAAADVDVLAIADDPILSLAERARANRIAAAIMLGADRYDEAGRRVDAALREERDASAIATLHDYRAKLQQRRGDYAGAARTMADADRMLSERLADDSPVIHRTRLQRALAMAIAGEPAVALELAERVIARMRATHQPPVEIATALRTLSYLLARAGRGHDVLPVAEELLQIVDAEYGSRSVAYAGALMQKAVALANTDQWPAAVELFLQSRGLLIDELGPDNLAVAKLEYSLASGFLDEGDAQAAIPYITHAVEVARRTWGETHDDSVRFALTQARALRQLERHHDLVHLIEPILQQYALEKPESLLRSWLQIDLAEARAQLGETGEARALLIAAVPVLQANGARSQTLRERADAVFNQINHP comes from the coding sequence ATGGCGGTAGCGCTGGACGGCCGGCGTTGGCAGCAGGCGCATGAGATCTTCGACCGGGTGATCGACATGCCCGAGGTACCGCGTGCCAGCGCGGTCGCCGCAGCCTGCGCGGAGGACGTCATTCTGCGGCGGATGGTCGAGGAGATGATCGCAGCGGATTCGCAGGCAGCTCCCGATCCGCCCGCGGCACTTCAGGCCCTGGCGCAACTGGGCGATCCCGAGCTTGCGCCTGGTGCGCGCCTTGGCCCGTATCGCGTCGAGGGCGTCCTTGGCGTGGGCGGAATGGGTCGGGTGTATCTGGGCGCCCGGGTCGATGGCCGGGTGGACCAGCGCGTGGCGATCAAGACGGTCCGTGGTGTCCTGGCCGGACGCGACCTGCTGCAGCGATTCAATCGCGAGCGACGCATACTGGCCAGGCTGAACCATCCTGGTATCGCGCGTTTCATCGACGCATTCGAGTCCGCCGATGGCACGCCGGCGTTCGCGATGGAGTACGTTTCCGGCACCCCGCTGCTTGACTACACTCGCGCGCACCGCCTGGACCTGCCAGCCCGTCTGCGCCTGTTCCTGAAAATTGCCCGCGCCGTGGACTACGCGCACCGGCAGCTCGTCGTTCACCGCGACCTGAAGCCCGGCAACGTACTGGTGGAGAAGAGCGGCGAGCCGAAGCTCCTCGACTTCGGGATCGCCAAGTCGCTGCATCGGCATCCGGATCAGCCGCTGCCAGACGGTCACACTGCGCCCGAGTCGCGCTATCTGTCGCTGCCCTGCGCGGCGCCGGAACAGATCGAAGGCGAGGGTGACGGCGTGTCCATCGACATCTATGCGCTGGGCGCCCTGTTGTACGAACTGCTGGCCGACCGGCCCGCGCTTGAGCTGACCGGGGTCTCGCCTGCGGCTGCGCGGGCACGCATCCTTCACCAGATGCCGCGGCCACCGAGCGAGACCGCGACCGGCGTTCCCTATCCGGCGACCAGGTTGCGCGGCGATCTCGATCGCATCGTGCTGCACGCAATCAGGAAGGAGCCGGAGCGCAGATACGCCTCGGTTGCTGCTCTGGCGGACGACATCCACTCGGTATTGCAGCACCGGCCGATCAGCCTGCGGCGTTCGCACCGTTGGTATCTGTGGTCGCGCTTCCTGCGTCGCAACGCCGTTTCCACCAGTCTGGCGGCGACCATGGTGGCGCTCCTGTCAGTTGCGACCGTAGCCCTGTACCGGCAATCCGTCGAGGTTCGCCAGCAACGGGACGAAGCCCGCGGGGTCACTCAGTTCCTGGTCGAGACCTTTCGTTCGGCGGATCCTGCATACGCCGGCGGTCAGACGCGGGTTGCCACGCTGCTGGGCGGCGCGGCTCGCCGGCTGCGATCGCGCAGGGACATCGACGCGCATACCCGCCATTTGCTCGGACTGGCGCTCGCGGAGGCGGCACTCGGCAGTGGCACGCCCTCTGCCGCGGCAGACGTCGATGTCCTTGCCATCGCGGATGACCCCATCCTGTCGCTAGCCGAGCGCGCCCGGGCCAACCGGATCGCCGCGGCGATCATGCTCGGCGCTGATCGCTACGACGAAGCCGGACGACGTGTCGATGCCGCGCTGCGTGAGGAGCGTGACGCAAGCGCGATCGCCACCCTGCATGACTACCGTGCAAAGCTGCAGCAGCGGCGGGGCGACTACGCCGGAGCCGCGCGCACCATGGCCGACGCGGACCGGATGCTCTCCGAACGCCTTGCCGATGACTCGCCGGTGATCCACCGCACACGGCTGCAGCGTGCCCTGGCGATGGCTATCGCGGGTGAGCCGGCTGTCGCCCTGGAGCTGGCCGAAAGGGTGATCGCCCGAATGCGCGCAACCCATCAGCCTCCGGTGGAGATCGCGACCGCGCTGCGGACCTTGTCCTACCTGCTGGCCCGCGCGGGCCGCGGGCACGACGTCCTTCCGGTGGCTGAAGAGCTACTGCAGATCGTGGACGCAGAGTACGGTAGCCGTTCGGTCGCCTATGCAGGCGCACTGATGCAGAAAGCGGTCGCGCTGGCCAACACCGATCAGTGGCCGGCGGCGGTGGAACTGTTCCTGCAATCGCGCGGCCTGCTGATCGATGAGCTCGGCCCGGACAACCTTGCAGTGGCGAAACTGGAATACAGCCTGGCCAGCGGCTTCCTCGATGAGGGCGATGCGCAAGCGGCCATTCCCTACATCACCCACGCGGTGGAAGTTGCCCGTCGCACCTGGGGCGAGACCCATGACGACAGCGTGCGCTTTGCACTGACTCAGGCGCGTGCGTTGCGCCAGCTGGAGCGTCATCACGATCTGGTCCACCTCATCGAGCCGATTCTGCAGCAATACGCCCTGGAGAAGCCGGAATCGCTTCTACGCTCATGGCTGCAGATTGACCTGGCGGAAGCCCGTGCACAGCTCGGCGAAACCGGCGAGGCGCGCGCACTGCTCATCGCCGCCGTGCCCGTGCTGCAGGCGAACGGAGCCAGGAGCCAGACTCTGCGTGAGCGAGCCGATGCCGTGTTCAATCAGATCAACCACCCCTGA